A genomic region of Clarias gariepinus isolate MV-2021 ecotype Netherlands chromosome 23, CGAR_prim_01v2, whole genome shotgun sequence contains the following coding sequences:
- the LOC128511466 gene encoding transforming protein RhoA-like, whose translation MAAIRKKLVIVGDGACGKTCLLIVFSKDQFPEVYVPTVFENYVADIEVDGKQVELALWDTAGQEDYDRLRPLSYPDTDVILMCFSIDSPDSLENIPEKWTPEVKHFCPNVPIILVGNKKDLRNDEHTRRELAKMKQEPVKAEEGRDMANRIYAFGYMECSAKTKDGVREVFEMATRAALQARKGKKGTKCLLL comes from the exons ATGGCAGCGATCCGTAAAAAGCTGGTGATCGTTGGAGACGGCGCATGCGGCAAAACATGTCTCCTCATCGTCTTCAGTAAGGACCAGTTCCCAGAGGTGTACGTCCCCACCGTGTTCGAAAACTACGTGGCTGACATCGAGGTGGACGGCAAACAG gtGGAGTTGGCTCTGTGGGACACAGCAGGACAAGAAGATTATGATCGTCTCCGTCCTCTATCTTACCCCGATACTGACGTCATCCTCATGTGTTTCTCCATCGACAGTCCTGACAGTCTCG AGAACATTCCAGAAAAATGGACTCCTGAGGTGAAACATTTTTGCCCCAATGTCCCCATCATCCTCGTGGGCAACAAGAAGGACCTACGCAACGACGAACACACCCGCCGCGAGCTAGCCAAGATGAAGCAG GAGCCGGTGAAAGCGGAGGAAGGCCGTGACATGGCGAATCGGATCTACGCCTTTGGCTACATGGAGTGCTCTGCCAAGACGAAGGACGGCGTGCGGGAGGTGTTCGAGATGGCCACCAGGGCGGCACTGCAGGCCAGGAAAGGCAAGAAGGGCACTAAATGCCTTCTACTGTAA
- the LOC128511465 gene encoding transmembrane protein 43, translating into MSFSGEDGRDGHTRVHTRTSPGFLERLGETMGGMLVGVALFVLSFYVLFTNEGRAVRTASSLNEGLAQVVTLHADVYVDPQNNGRLVHLSTSLRTPQPLSDPNYRVSVQAVKLRRNVEMYQWVEYHESRDYTENGETKTETTYTYNTEWKSEIINSKNFDKEIGHVNPSAMAVESVTVVAPDVWVGLFSLSKGLIDRINNFQTLSLSALFVTDPFLTVYEDYFYHTANPRRPEVGDVRVSFSYAGLSGEGSYLGPAQKVSVVAMQMDEKLMPFKTKSGDTLEILYLEELTAEEVFAREHQYNMMMTWGLRMGGWLLMFIGINLTMRIFYTLVDWVPVLRELVSLGVKLFAVCVSCSLSLLTISIGWLFYRPLVALLISAVAVLPVLITHARKAEKKHQ; encoded by the exons TTCTCCGGTGAGGACGGTCGGGATGGACACACTCGCGTTCACACTCGGACCTCTCCGGGATTCCTGGAGCGTCTGGGAGAAACCATGGGTGGGATGTTGGTGGGCGTGGCCCTCTTTGTCCTCTCCTTCTACGTGCTTTTCACTAATGAG GGGAGAGCGGTCCGCACCGCGTCCTCTCTGAATGAGGGTCTCGCCCAGGTCGTGACGCTTCACGCAGATGTCTATGTCGACCCACAGAACAACGGACGCCTCGTTCATCTCTCCACCTCTCTGCGCACGCCTCAG cctctgTCTGATCCGAACTACAGGGTTTCAGTTCAGGCAGTGAAGCTGAGGAGGAATGTGGAGATGTACCAGTGGGTGGAGTATCATGAGTCACG GGACTACACAGAGAACGGAGAAACTAAAACAGAGACCACCTACACTTACA ACACAGAGTGGAAGTCGGAAATCATCAACAGTAAAAATTTTGATAAGGAGATCGGCCACGTCAATCCCAG TGCGATGGCGGTGGAGAGTGTCACTGTCGTTGCCCCTGATGTGTGGGTCggccttttctctctctcaaaag GTTTAATCGATCGTATTAATAATTTCCAGACTCTGAGTCTGAGTGCACTGTTTGTTACTGACCCGTTTCTCACGGTGTATGAAGATTATTTCTACCACACGGCCAACCCACGGAGACCAGAG gtgggggATGTACGTGTGAGCTTCTCCTACGCTGGACTCAGTGGTGAAGGCTCTTACCTCGGACCAGCGCAGAAA gtgagtgTCGTGGCGATGCAAATGGATGAAAAACTTATGCCTTTTAAGACCAAATCAGGAGATACGCTGGAGATCCTTTACCTGGAGGAGCTGACGGCTGAG gaggtcTTTGCTCGAGAACATCAGTACAACATGATGATGACGTGGGGTCTGCGAATGGGCGGTTGGCTTCTCATGTTCATTGGGATCAATCTGACCATGCGCATCTTTTACACTCTTG tggactGGGTCCCTGTGCTGAGAGAGCTGGTGTCTCTGGGCGTGAAGCTCTTCGCTGTGTGCGTGTCCTGCTCTCTCTCACTTCTCACCATCTCCATCGGCTGGCTGTTTTATCGCCCCCTGGTGGCTCTGCTGATCTCTGCAGTCGCAGTGCTCCCCGTCCTCATCACGCACGCCCGTAAAGCCGAGAAAAAACACCAATGA